One genomic window of Cydia pomonella isolate Wapato2018A chromosome 6, ilCydPomo1, whole genome shotgun sequence includes the following:
- the LOC133519026 gene encoding uncharacterized protein LOC133519026, with amino-acid sequence MTYKLRSCLSSLLNRNITVEFCWVPGHSGIFGNELVDKLAKSTGDIQVCDLKVPQSDLVPFVKELMIRRWNNSWSKSKEVKGKWLAEIVPAPSSKSWFEYQRKYVERAFITTICRLRIGHARFPAHLFRLELSDSAVCAHCNVDVCDLEHIFFHCPSFNLQRLLFVAMCMDTGLQVLPNSVQGLLKYPQLYPVIYQFVTHTIGSL; translated from the coding sequence ATGACATATAAGTTAAGAAGTTGTTTAAGTTCTTTGTTGAATAGAAATATTACTGTTGAATTTTGCTGGGTTCCGGGACATTCAGGAATTTTTGGTAACGAACTAGTAGACAAGCTTGCCAAATCTACAGGAGATATACAAGTTTGTGATTTAAAAGTACCTCAATCCGATTTAGTACCTTTTGTTAAAGAACTTATGATTAGACGTTGGAATAACTCATGGTCTAAATCCAAAGAAGTCAAAGGGAAATGGCTTGCAGAAATAGTCCCGGCACCCAGCTCCAAGTCGTGGTTTGAATACCAAAGAAAATATGtagaaagggcatttattacaACTATATGTAGATTGCGCATTGGTCATGCTCGTTTTCCCGCACATCTTTTTAGATTAGAGCTAAGTGATTCTGCTGTTTGTGCACATTGTAATGTTGATGTATGTGAtcttgaacatatttttttccattgtCCTTCATTTAATTTACAAAGGTTATTGTTTGTTGCTATGTGTATGGATACTGGTTTGCAAGTTCTGCCAAATTCAGTACAGGGCCTTTTGAAATATCCACAATTATATCctgtaatctatcaatttgttaCTCATACTATAGGTAGTTTGTAA
- the LOC133519013 gene encoding trafficking protein particle complex subunit 8 — protein sequence MARSGKTAQEFIQSSFSPIIAVLCSPKVENVTSKNNLSFTELLQPFGNMDWEGQIREPGGSVCIVKNWKVIIRDVHWKPLPPTEARKELNNAVLHNYTDKTVLLELDGRKFDVPQSTPWFDAWRETYLEVQFPSDHEYTNHFLSCIIVGTTLDDNIIDTFNTLNQQYAQLQNVTPPKLPKWFNNGVLKSYLLLHDVSAVSKDKADAAFESLKQTFGSSNCFMLSINSKSTTDPSLQTDYWAQYIKRSNDSTSEILSSVSNLPTTPPDPQPFPVGAGASDDSGVPNQNVPPEGLHPLTASENDVYDNANSLQTHSFSGSSESMNVTVKPLDYSTEVHGLALNANDIDSIKKFLQEYAGKALLPYLEKQILQLSELVANRKGVSRSLLSATKRWFGTGKGGNTTGNNTVIYSSDCPELQLRRLGDLWFLLGQWQRAFDTYHTAKREFYADSAWLCYAGALEMAAVSAFMAGDANKKTHGYMEESIVTYLNTCRMVQYAVRATLLSVLCLSSAGLHGEAAKQLIRMTSEDSDLRSAMLLEQASLCFLSGPGSKAMCRKYAFHMVLAGHRFSKAGQKKHAYRCYNQAYQVYRDSGWRLSTDHVQFALGRLAGALRLTRDAVRWLGAPLAPAARHQPAAQQDAFLREYMLQHQVQLTVDRLWLTRDAVRWLGAPLAPAARHQPAAQQDAFLREYMLQHQQWVDSEEEFKEHLPVLPLPLLESEATSVLCVGPAPLSSPGRVPATSLAAHHTPDRQEQYTWHKLEEMLLQVVYGSVPMIFKPTVDLYTNKTDLNPVAPQGEPIQILITLRNPLKIVIILKDVELLWQFVSESDDSKQFVNNEPMVASGSSLESSLICGQKINSVVLEGESSKTVTFSLTPLRMGRLCVQGVAYKLINAGEGGNENATGSVIAGKLNLLSGINASDKRLQITVIPPAPCLQMTFTESSAEVISGELRIVDVEIRNVGPVDAGPVHFAVSRPDCVQLLTPDNEELFKPLYDEKYKHPSVYSDERAARAGAWRALAARHVVRCTSGVPSGACARARLVLRARACAPTLALLALYEPEPRAPAAQRAYRLLRHVFRFTPKEAVEISVTPRRSIKTTPDKISENMNLVTEIKNICGEKDDDISIEVLEASLLSRQWRLTGMIASADKNQLLQSREKMHLVFQASRIFEFPSESKVGWSGLKIATGQPDPEDNITVSPYSHFVTDYETTIDNMDANGRSDTKGGLIQSMFVVRWKAHHRTKGTTVNGQHFLWMDDFTRVMSREREVVSPDAPLQLDEYEIKLDPHDTRKKNKDNVVVFRMEHSNLISHNFEKSKLCLVPITINIVNCYEVPVNVFIDMSKQTNREGAGGRAPGWCGALSGAAPGEPGAALRLERWQARRVRLRALAAAPGAYVVGPSFAVSAASGDAALTLAHASAPADTSLLVIQTP from the exons ATGGCTAGATCGGGAAAAACTGCGCAAGAATTTATTCAAAGCTCCTTTTCGCCTATAATTGCAGTACTATGCAGTCCAAAAGTAGAAAATGTTACTTCAAAAAACAATTTATCTTTTACGGAGTTGCTACAGCCGTTCGGAAATATGGACTGGGAAG GTCAGATTCGAGAGCCTGGTGGAAGTGTATGTATTGTTAAAAACTGGAAAGTGATAATAAGGGATGTTCATTGGAAACCCTTGCCGCCCACTGAAGCAAGGAAAGAATTAAACAATGCAGTCTTGCACAACTACACTGACAAAACTGTGTTGTTAGAGCTAG ATGGCAGAAAATTTGATGTTCCTCAATCAACACCTTGGTTTGATGCTTGGCGAGAGACTTATCTTGAGGTGCAGTTCCCATCTGACCATGAGTACACTAACCACTTCCTCTCTTGCATTATTGTGGGTACAACCCTTGATGATAATATTATTGACACATTCAACACATTAAATCAGCAGTATGCACAGCTCCAGAATGTTACACCACCAAAATTGCCAAAGTGGTTTAACAATGGTGTACTGAAGTCATATCTTTTGTTACATGATGTTTCTGCTGTAAGCAAAGACAA GGCTGATGCTGCATTTGAGTCCTTGAAACAAACCTTTGGCTCCAGCAACTGTTTTATGCTGTCAATTAACTCTAAAAGCACCACCGATCCAAGTTTACAAACAGATTATTGGGCTCAGTATATAAAACGATCTAATGATTCAACT AGTGAAATTTTATCATCTGTATCAAATCTACCAACAACACCCCCAGATCCACAACCATTTCCTGTTGGTGCTGGCGCAtcag ATGATAGTGGTGTACCTAATCAAAATGTTCCACCAGAAGGTTTGCATCCACTGACTGCTTCTGAGAATGATGTTTATGATAACGCTAACAGCTTACAG actCACTCATTCTCAGGCAGCTCAGAGAGTATGAATGTCACAGTGAAGCCACTAGATTACTCCACTGAAGTCCATGGACTTGCTCTGAATGCCAATGATATTGATTCCATCAAAAAATTTCTTCAAGAATATGCTGGCAAAGCACTGCTTCCATATTTAGAAAAACAAATATTGCAGCTATCTGAATTG GTTGCAAATAGAAAAGGTGTTAGTAGATCATTACTGTCTGCCACCAAAAGATGGTTTGGTACAGGAAAGGGTGGGAATACAACTGGGAACAATACTGTAAT CTATTCCAGCGATTGCCCGGAGCTCCAACTACGTCGTCTAGGCGACCTCTGGTTCCTATTAGGCCAATGGCAGCGCGCCTTCGACACGTACCACACGGCCAAGCGCGAGTTCTATGCCGACAGCGCGTGGCTGTGCTACGCCGGGGCCTTGGAGATGGCCGCGGTCAGTGCATTCATGGCGGGAGACGCTAATAAGAAAACGCATGGTTATATGGAGGAGAGTATCGTGACTTACTTGAATACCTGCAG GATGGTGCAGTACGCTGTGCGAGCTACACTGCTATCAGTCCTCTGCCTCAGCAGCGCCGGCCTGCACGGCGAGGCCGCTAAACAGCTGATCCGCATGACCTCAGAGGACAGCGATCTCCGCAGCGCCATGCTACTTGAACAAGCATCGCTTTGCTTCCTTTCTGGACCTGGATCGAAGGCTATGTGTAGGAAATACGCCTTTCACATGGTGCTGGCTGGACATAGGTTTTCCAAAGCGGGGCAGAAGAAACACGCGTATAGGTGCTACAACCAGGCTTATCAG GTGTACCGCGACAGCGGCTGGCGTCTCTCAACGGACCACGTGCAGTTCGCGCTGGGTCGCTTAGCGGGCGCGCTGCGGCTCACGCGCGATGCGGTGCGCTGGCTGGGCGCGCCACTGGCCCCCGCCGCGCGACACCAGCCCGCCGCGCAGCAGGACGCCTTCCTTCGCGAGTACATGCTGCAGCACCAGGTACAGCTGACAGTGGACCGGCTGTGGCTCACGCGTGACGCGGTGCGCTGGCTGGGCGCGCCACTGGCCCCCGCCGCGCGACACCAGCCCGCCGCGCAGCAGGACGCCTTCCTTCGCGAGTACATGCTGCAGCACCAG CAATGGGTGGACAGCGAGGAGGAATTCAAGGAGCATCTGCCAGTGCTCCCGCTGCCGCTGCTGGAGAGCGAGGCCACGTCGGTGTTGTGCGTGGGCCCCGCGCCGCTCTCCTCGCCAGGCCGCGTGCCCGCCACCTCGCTCGCCGCCCACCACACGCCGGACCGCCAG GAACAATACACGTGGCATAAGCTCGAGGAGATGCTGCTCCAAGTTGTCTACGGCAGCGTGCCAATGATCTTCAAGCCCACCGTCGACCTGTACACGAACAAAACTGACTTGAACCCGGTGGCTCCCCAAGGAG agccaatacaaatattaatcacTCTTCGAAACCCGTTGAAAATAGTCATCATTCTTAAAGACGTTGAGCTTTTGTGGCAATTCGTTTCGGAAAGCGATGACTCCAAACAATTTGTGAACAATGAGCCCATGGTGGCATCCGGGAGCTCTTTGGAAAGCAGCTTGATTTGCGGGCAGAAGATCAACTCCGTGGTGCTGGAGGGAGAGAGCAGCAAGACGGTGACGTTCAGTCTGACTCCCTTGCGCATGGGGCGGCTGTGTGTGCAGGGTGTGGCGTATAA GTTAATTAATGCTGGAGAAGGAGGCAATGAAAATGCAACTGGTTCGGTTATAGCAGGAAAACTGAATTTACTATCTGGAATCAATGCTTCTGATAAACGTTTGCAAATCACTGTGATTCCTCCCGCTCCGTGTTTACAG ATGACGTTCACGGAAAGCAGCGCGGAGGTGATAAGCGGGGAGCTGCGCATCGTCGACGTGGAGATCCGCAACGTGGGTCCCGTGGACGCGGGGCCTGTACACTTTGCCGTGTCGCGCCCCGATTGCGTGCAGCTACTGACGCCCGATAATGAGGAGCTCTTCAAGCCGTTATACGACGAGAAGTATAAGCATCCCTCCGTATATTCGG ACGAGCGTGCAGCGCGCGCGGGCGCTTGGCGCGCGCTGGCGGCGCGGCACGTGGTGCGTTGCACGAGCGGCGTGCCGAGCGGCGCGTGCGCGCGCGCCCGCCTCGTGCTGCGCGCGCGCGCTTGCGCTCCCACGTTGGCGCTGCTTGCGCTGTACGAGCCCGAGCCCAGGGCGCCGGCCGCGCAGCGCGCCTACAGGCTGTTGCGCCATGTGTTCCGGTTCACGCCCAAG GAAGCAGTGGAAATATCAGTTACACCCAGGAGAAGCATAAAGACCACCCCAGATAAGATTTCCGAAAATATGAATCTAGTCACTGAGATTAAGAATATTTGCGGAGAGAAAGACGATGACATTAGTATTGAAGTTCTAGAAGCTTCTTTGCTCAGTAGGCAGTGGCGCCTTACTGGTATGATTGCATCTGCCGACAAAAATCAACTGTTGCAATCTCGCGAAAAGATGCACCTAGTTTTTCAAGCTAGCAGAATCTTTGAGTTTCCGTCAGAGAGTAAAGTAGGATGGTCGGGATTAAAGATTGCAACAGGACAACCCGATCCTGAAGACAATATCACAGTCTCGCCGTATTCCCACTTCGTTACTGACTATGAGACTACCATAGACAACATGGATGCTAATGGAAGGTCCGATACGAAAGGGGGATTGATACAATCCATGTTTGTGGTGAGATGGAAGGCTCATCATAGGACGAAAGGGACGACTGTGAATGGCCAGCATTTTCTCTGGATGGACGACTTTACCAGAGTCATGTCCCGCGAGAGAGAAGTGGTGTCACCCGACGCGCCGCTGCAGCTCGACGAATACGAGATCAAATTAGACCCCCACGATActagaaagaaaaataaagataatgtCGTTGTCTTTAGAATGGAGCATTCGAACCTAATCAGTCATAACTTCGAGAAGAGTAAACTGTGCCTGGTGCCCATAACTATCAACATCGTCAACTGCTATGAAGTCCCAGTGAACGTGTTTATTGACATGTCAAAGCAAACCAACAg GGAGGGCGCGGGCGGACGGGCGCCGGGCTGGTGCGGCGCGCTGAGCGGGGCGGCGCCGGGGGAGCCGGGCGCGGCGCTGCGGCTGGAGCGCTGGCAGGCGCGGCGCGTGCGGCTgcgcgcgctggcggcggcgccCGGCGCCTACGTCGTGGGCCCGTCCTTCGCCGTGTCCGCCGCGAGCGGCGACGCCGCGCTCACTCTCGCGCACGCATCCGCACCCGCCGACACCTCTCTGCTCGTCATCCAGACTCCGTAG